The sequence ATACATGCCATCCTCATATTCGTGAAGGGTATCATACTTCACTTTACTAGCCTGTAAACGAACCTCAACTCCATTTACCTCAATATGAAGCTCATCTTCTTCTGGTATAATGATTTCTGCATATTTCTCATGATCTTTTGCTACATAGAAGCGCAAGGACGTTTCTGTAGCAGCGATGTCAAATGGTTGCTCAATACCATCCTGTAACAGATTCAATTTAAATAATTTTGATGGCGCATCATCTCCACCATGAACATCACGTATGTAAACTTCATTTGTATCCTTTTCCTTTGATACACAAAAATAAGAACCAAATCGAGAAAAAGGGATTTCTTTAATATTTAACTTCATAAAGTTTCGCTCCTTCTGTTTAACGAAATAAGAAGCAGGGTTTCCCCTGCTCATTTCTTACTAAACCATGAAAAACTTACTTTCTTCCACTAAGCTACTTTTGTCTATTTTTCTAATTTCAAATTGCAGATGGAAATCCTCAATCACAGTTCGGTATGGAGGCAACTGCTCCTCACCGCAACTATTACTTCCTACACCGCTTTGCTTGTAATCAATCGTCAACACTGTAAATGGTGACTTCTCAATAGTACCGCGGTGCTTCGCCTCTTCAAGTGCATTTATTTCGTAATCATGAATTGTAAAATCATACGTTTCTTTGAAATTAATCAAGTATGCTTGCTCATTTTTCGCTACAGCTAGGAAAGAACTATCACAACGTGAACCATTTTCCTGTGGGTAAACATAATCCGTATGCATGTCTTGAATCGTTTTATGATATAAACCAATTGGTTGACTGCGCTTTGTATCCTGGTACGATTCAGAATCTCCGCGACCATACCAGCTAACTTGGTTATAATCCTCGTTTAAGTGCATCGTTACGCCAATGCGTGGCAGCATTTCTGGAATTTCATGGCCTCGTAATACCTTTTCACCTTGTAAATCAATGTTTAGGGCACCACTTTTCGTTACACGGTAGTGATATGTCAGATGGAAGCCCCATGCTTGATTCACGGTAGATAAGTACTTCGTAATCGTGACATCTACATAATCTGCTGTCACTTCGTGCGTCACTTCTGCTAATTGTTCTTTCGTATTTTTAAGGAAATACTTATTCACCCAGTCATCCTTTTTGTACATATCATTATCGATAACCGCTCTCCAAAGAGTCACTTCAGGTCCTTTATTAATAATTTCTTCCCCTTCTGATTCGAACGATTTAAGTGTGCCATAGACAGTTGAGAAAACAGCCTCGAACTGGTCGTTTTCAACCGTCAGCAGAGCACCATCATCTTTAATGATAAAGTCAGATCCCAATGATGTGATAGACCTTACTTCTTTTTCAACTTTTGTAGTTTCTAATAAGAAGCTTTCTTTTGTAATTTCATGATTTTTTTCTGCATAAAGAGTCTCTTCAGTCTCTAGATAGCTTAAGTAGATGCGAACATCGTCATGCTGAGCGGCTTTTACTACATCTACCGGCAGCGTCATCGTCAATGATTTATGCGCTCCGATACTCGGTAATTGCATGTCATGTGCTTCAATCAGTGTACCGATTGATTTTACTTCAATACGAAGCGTTACTCCACCAAGGTTCCTAAAATCGTATAGGTTGTTTATACGAATTGTTCCTTCAGCTAGGTTTACTTCCTCCGTGACAATTGGTTCAATTACTTTTTTATATTCCCACAGTCCTGGTGACGGAGTTCTATCAGGGAACACAAGCCCATCAATACAGAAGTTACCGTTTGTCGGGAAATCTCCGTAATCTCCTCCATATAAATAATAGGTTTCACCTTTGTCATTTACCGCTTCTATTCCATGGTCACACCACTCCCAGATGAAGCCGCCTTGTAATCTGGGATATTTTCTCATAATTTGTTGATATTCCGTTAGACCGCCAGGGCCGGTCCCCATTGCATGTCCATATTCGCATAAAATATGAGGCTTCTTCCCTTCGGCATCCTTACCGATTTCTTCGAGCTGGTTCAAGCGAGTATACATCGTTGTATACACATCGCTGTATGCAGCATTTCTATCTCCCTCGTAATGTACTAATCTAGTCGAATCAATCGCCTTGATAGCATCATACATCGCCGTAAAGTTTCTACCAGCACCTGATTCATTACCAAGTGACCACATGATAATACTTGGGTGGTTACGGTCTCTTTGTACCATACGAACTGCACGATCTACGTATTGCTTCTCCCATAGTTCATTGTCAGAAATCCAATTGTAATTCCCAGTATTTTCAAAACCATGGCATTCAAGATCTGCTTCATCAATAACATAAAGACCATATTCATCACATAGATCATAGAATACATCATTATTTGGATAGTGCGCTGTGCGAACAGCGTTGATATTGTATTGTTTCATCATTTTAATATCCTGAAGCATATCCTCGTAATTGACTGTTCTACCTGTCTTCGGATGTGCATCATGACGATTCACACCATTAAAGAAAACTCGTTTTCCGTTGACACGGATTTCATTGTCAATCACTTCAATGGCACGGAAACCTACGCGTAACGGCACAATTTCCTTTTCACCTAACAAGCTATACTCAAGGTGAAGTGTATAGAGGTTTGGTTCCTCTGCATTCCATAAAAGTGGTTTTTCCTGGTCTTTACTCACTTCGAATTTTCCGTCAACGACTTCCACGTCAAACTGGTCAACTTGTTTGTCATGATGGTAAAGCGTAGCAACTACATCTTTTACTTGGTCCGTTAAAAATGCCCCACCTATTTTCAATGTGAAATTCTCATAGTTGTCATCGGGAAGTGTTTCAACATGAACATCCCAAAGCGTCTCTTTGTTGATTTTAAACAGTTCAACGCTTCTAAAAATACCAGACAGCCACCACATATCCTGATCTTCTATATAAGTTCCATCAGAAAATTGGTAGACGCGGACAGTAAGGCGATTACTACCCTCTTTCACGAATTCTGTAATATCAAATTCAGACGGCAATCTAGATATTTTACTAAAACCGACATGCTGTCCATTGACATATAAATCGAAGGCAGAATCTACACCATTGAATTTTAAAATAAGCGCTTCACCATCTGCTACGTCAGAAATAATAAGCTCTCTAAAGTAGATACCTGTCGGATTTTCCTGTGGAACAAATGGTGGATTGATGGCAAATGGATATAGAACATCCGTATAATGCATATTGCCATATCCTTTAATTTGCCAGCTTGAAGGTACTTCCATATCGTCTAAACTATCGATGCCGAAGTCTTCTTTTTCAAAGCCTTTAGGTGAAAGCTCAGGTGCATCTACAAATAAGAATTTCCACACGCCATCAAGCAATGTATAGCCAACACTATTTTCTTTCGTAAATGTTTGTGCATTTTCTTTCGTTGCATATCTATAAAAATCAGCATGAGCGGGAAGTCTATTGATACCCGTTATTCCGATATCTTCCCACCTCTTCATTTCGCGACGCATGTTATCTTCCTCCATATACACTATGATATTTTCAAATTATTTTATCGAACCACTGATTCCTTCAACAATATACTTCTGTGCTATTAAGAACATAATAACTGGTGGAACAATCATGACTAAAGTAATCGACATGATTGGTAGAATCTGAAGATCATGAACACCTTTAAATGCTGCAAGTCCTAATGCCAGCGTATATTTGGATTGATCCTGTAGATAAATTAATGGACCCAGGTAGTCATTCCATACGGACAACACATTCAGAACCGCGATTAAAATGAGTGGTGCCTTCATAATCGGGATGAATATTTTGAAGAAAATCTGGAACTCATTAGCCCCGTCAATACGTGCAGCATTTTCAAGATCCTTCGGAATACTCATTAAAAATTGTCTTAACAAAAAGATGTAATAAGCTGAGCCAAAAAATGCTGGAACGATTAACGGCTTTAACGTGTTAATCCAACCGAACATATTGAATTCCATATATAACGGAATCATCGTAACATCCCAAGGAATCATCATTGTCGCAAGCATTAGGATGAATAGAAGATTCTTATACTTAAAGTCATACCTAGCAAACCCATAAGCAACTAACGAACAAGAAATAAGTTGACCAAGCGTTGTCATTACCGTAACGATGACCGAGTTCTTTAAATAGACACCGAACGGTTGACTTTTCCATGCATCTACAAAGTTTTGCCATTGCAAACTTTCCGGGAAAATCTTTGGAGGATAACTAAATACTTCCGTTTCTGTTTTTAATGCTGAAAGGATTACCCAGACAAACGGTAATAAGAAGTATAATGAAAATATCCCTAGGAGACCAAATATGATAATTTTATAGCCTTTTGACATTTTCATTTTTTCTTCTTCCCTCCTTTTTTCACTTCATTTTCATAAAATACCCATGTAGAAGATGTTCTGAAAATGAGCGCGGTCAATATTAAAATAATGATGAACATAAACCAAGCATTTGCACTTGCATACCCTAGTTGATGGTGTTTGAACGCGTTATTGTATACGTATAATCCGTAAAAATAAGTTGATTTTAAAGGTCCGCCACCGGTCAGTAGCAGCACTAAGGTCAACTGTTGCAAGGCCCCGATAACAGATGTAATAACGTTAAATAAAATTGTCGGTGTAATACTTGGAATCGTAATGCTAATAAACTGACGAAACGGACCTGCACCATCAATCGCTGCAGCTTCATACAATTCTGCCGGAATCCCTTTTATATCCGTATAGAAAATCAGCATCATAATACCGACGCCCCAAGCGCTCGCTATTATGATTGTGAAGATTGCCCACTTTGGATCTACAAGCCACTTCGGACCTTCAATCCCAATTAGCGAAAGTAAATAATTGAAAATTCCATACTCAGAGTTGAAAATCCATCCCCAAATAATCGAAATCGCTACACCTGAGACAACCGCCGGCAAATAAAAGATTGTACGGAAAAATTTCATTCCTTTTAGCGGCTGAGTAATTAGCAATGCTAAAATTAATGCAATCGCTAAATTGAGTGGCACAAAAATTGCAGCAAATTTAAACGTAATCAATATTGATTTATAAAACTGTGGGTCCTCAGTAAACATTGTTTTATAATTATCAAATCCAACAAACGTTGGTTCACTCGTGATTGGCCAATTAAAAAAGCTCATAATTAGTGAGAAAACAAGTGGTCCTAAGGTAAACACTAAAAATCCAATAATCCACGGCATTATAAATAAATAGGGTACTTTTCTATTTATGAGCTGATAACTCTTCTTTTTCTCAGTTATATTTTGCATAAGATGACCCCTTCGTCAGATTAGAAAATATGGTAAAGCACTTATAAGGTGCTTTACCACATCAAGGCTGATATTTTTACTTCGTTACATTGCCTAATGCCTCTTTCGGATCCATTAACGTACTCGGATTCAACATAGACTCAAATGTGAAATTCAAATCCTCA comes from Sporosarcina sp. FSL K6-3457 and encodes:
- a CDS encoding carbohydrate ABC transporter permease, whose amino-acid sequence is MQNITEKKKSYQLINRKVPYLFIMPWIIGFLVFTLGPLVFSLIMSFFNWPITSEPTFVGFDNYKTMFTEDPQFYKSILITFKFAAIFVPLNLAIALILALLITQPLKGMKFFRTIFYLPAVVSGVAISIIWGWIFNSEYGIFNYLLSLIGIEGPKWLVDPKWAIFTIIIASAWGVGIMMLIFYTDIKGIPAELYEAAAIDGAGPFRQFISITIPSITPTILFNVITSVIGALQQLTLVLLLTGGGPLKSTYFYGLYVYNNAFKHHQLGYASANAWFMFIIILILTALIFRTSSTWVFYENEVKKGGKKKK
- a CDS encoding carbohydrate ABC transporter permease, whose protein sequence is MKMSKGYKIIIFGLLGIFSLYFLLPFVWVILSALKTETEVFSYPPKIFPESLQWQNFVDAWKSQPFGVYLKNSVIVTVMTTLGQLISCSLVAYGFARYDFKYKNLLFILMLATMMIPWDVTMIPLYMEFNMFGWINTLKPLIVPAFFGSAYYIFLLRQFLMSIPKDLENAARIDGANEFQIFFKIFIPIMKAPLILIAVLNVLSVWNDYLGPLIYLQDQSKYTLALGLAAFKGVHDLQILPIMSITLVMIVPPVIMFLIAQKYIVEGISGSIK
- a CDS encoding glycoside hydrolase family 2 TIM barrel-domain containing protein; translated protein: MRREMKRWEDIGITGINRLPAHADFYRYATKENAQTFTKENSVGYTLLDGVWKFLFVDAPELSPKGFEKEDFGIDSLDDMEVPSSWQIKGYGNMHYTDVLYPFAINPPFVPQENPTGIYFRELIISDVADGEALILKFNGVDSAFDLYVNGQHVGFSKISRLPSEFDITEFVKEGSNRLTVRVYQFSDGTYIEDQDMWWLSGIFRSVELFKINKETLWDVHVETLPDDNYENFTLKIGGAFLTDQVKDVVATLYHHDKQVDQFDVEVVDGKFEVSKDQEKPLLWNAEEPNLYTLHLEYSLLGEKEIVPLRVGFRAIEVIDNEIRVNGKRVFFNGVNRHDAHPKTGRTVNYEDMLQDIKMMKQYNINAVRTAHYPNNDVFYDLCDEYGLYVIDEADLECHGFENTGNYNWISDNELWEKQYVDRAVRMVQRDRNHPSIIMWSLGNESGAGRNFTAMYDAIKAIDSTRLVHYEGDRNAAYSDVYTTMYTRLNQLEEIGKDAEGKKPHILCEYGHAMGTGPGGLTEYQQIMRKYPRLQGGFIWEWCDHGIEAVNDKGETYYLYGGDYGDFPTNGNFCIDGLVFPDRTPSPGLWEYKKVIEPIVTEEVNLAEGTIRINNLYDFRNLGGVTLRIEVKSIGTLIEAHDMQLPSIGAHKSLTMTLPVDVVKAAQHDDVRIYLSYLETEETLYAEKNHEITKESFLLETTKVEKEVRSITSLGSDFIIKDDGALLTVENDQFEAVFSTVYGTLKSFESEGEEIINKGPEVTLWRAVIDNDMYKKDDWVNKYFLKNTKEQLAEVTHEVTADYVDVTITKYLSTVNQAWGFHLTYHYRVTKSGALNIDLQGEKVLRGHEIPEMLPRIGVTMHLNEDYNQVSWYGRGDSESYQDTKRSQPIGLYHKTIQDMHTDYVYPQENGSRCDSSFLAVAKNEQAYLINFKETYDFTIHDYEINALEEAKHRGTIEKSPFTVLTIDYKQSGVGSNSCGEEQLPPYRTVIEDFHLQFEIRKIDKSSLVEESKFFMV